A region of Phaeodactylum tricornutum CCAP 1055/1 chromosome 14, whole genome shotgun sequence DNA encodes the following proteins:
- a CDS encoding predicted protein, giving the protein MVGNLTKEALNRLSQPNSVQSRLKRPRVVYANPRTPRPFMRHPKLLFFVALLQRRNAFGSIAADPDSNQKASLAPVVSPAKKHKQDDRLITPNAEQPPKLAPHSYIATKHYPSYPATRPSSKKNASAAFKMDTNRLQTKSNEASTTDKETKRRKGATNLDDMDFMKWCNQVLGIYSILEIHTFEYYDYMKALPDGDWDEELDDDRLFVDNLPILPVRGLAASRDITEGETVIRIPIKALLSVATTIDQDPVLGRVMGPEVRHANGWTTEGEEEASFLIEMPLLAVALLHHRKLGPTSPLAAYIQMLESSPIDSMPFLWSAERLKQDASEGIRTVARGIRREMQNMYITFLEVLIQQSPDIFGPETEGEEHFFSIENFQWAFAMVNSRHWELPIEELESHDASNFATPPKTAPIEHEEEDHQGIPPASIPTDIWTKEIGEINVEEDAGAVVSHSFLAPVADLLNFGPPCTRGIYVKETHTFEIVATCSFSKGQEVTFWYSDECDDVMVGVYGFTHPIVPRCPSAEEYRRLGEDWKNRANDLESLLKVAYENSDACNTELRIVEDILDDCDCCKDDARERRIPRLRHENSENHGSPQQEDIARHGIRKGNRDSQPKSRNSEF; this is encoded by the coding sequence ATGGTAGGAAATCTGACTAAGGAAGCGCTCAATCGTTTATCGCAACCCAATTCCGTACAATCGCGTCTCAAGAGGCCCCGGGTTGTTTATGCCAACCCTCGAACGCCTCGGCCTTTCATGCGGCATCCGAAActtcttttctttgttgcGCTCCTGCAGAGGAGGAACGCCTTTGGGTCTATCGCCGCGGACCCAGACTCCAATCAGAAAGCAAGCTTGGCTCCTGTAGTCAGTCCAGCGAAAAAGCATAAACAAGACGACCGTCTGATTACACCAAATGCTGAGCAACCACCAAAGCTTGCTCCACACAGCTACATAGCTACAAAACATTATCCATCCTATCCAGCAACGAGGCCATCCTCGAAAAAGAATGCTTCTGCTGCTTTTAAGATGGATACCAATCGCCtacaaacaaaatcaaacgaGGCTTCTACAACAGACAAGGAAACAAAGCGACGAAAGGGCGCCACAAACCTTGACGACATGGACTTCATGAAATGGTGCAACCAAGTGCTGGGAATATATAGCATCCTAGAGATTCATACGTTCGAGTACTATGACTATATGAAAGCTCTACCAGATGGAGATTGGGATGAGGAACTGGATGATGACCGACTATTTGTAGATAACCTTCCTATACTTCCGGTTCGTGGGTTGGCGGCCAGTCGCGACATAACGGAGGGCGAGACTGTCATTCGAATCCCCATCAAAGCGCTTCTAAGCGTTGCGACAACAATTGATCAAGATCCTGTACTCGGACGCGTGATGGGACCCGAAGTTCGACACGCTAATGGCTGGACGACAGAGGGAGAAGAGGAGGCCTCGTTTTTGATCGAAATGCCTTTGCTGGCTGTGGCTCTACTGCATCATCGCAAACTCGGTCCGACTTCTCCTCTCGCAGCATATATACAGATGCTGGAAAGCTCACCTATAGATTccatgccttttctttggtcaGCCGAACGGCTGAAGCAGGATGCCTCCGAGGGGATCCGTACAGTGGCTCGTGGAATACGACGTGAAATGCAAAATATGTACATAACCTTTTTGGAAGTTCTCATCCAACAGTCTCCAGACATTTTTGGCCCTGAGACAGAAGGGGAAGAACATTTTTTTTCTATAGAAAATTTTCAATGGGCCTTTGCTATGGTGAACTCTCGGCACTGGGAATTGCCGATCGAAGAGCTGGAATCCCATGACGCGAGCAATTTCGCAACACCTCCGAAAACTGCACCAATAGAgcacgaagaagaagatcATCAGGGAATTCCACCGGCTAGCATTCCAACCGACATTTGGACAAAAGAGATCGGTGAGATCAACGTTGAAGAAGATGCTGGAGCTGTGGTCAGCCATTCGTTTCTAGCTCCAGTGGCGGATTTGCTCAATTTTGGGCCGCCCTGCACACGAGGAATATACGTTAAAGAAACACATACCTTTGAAATTGTGGCTACCTGCTCGTTTAGTAAAGGGCAAGAAGTGACCTTCTGGTACAGCGACGAGTGTGACGATGTCATGGTTGGTGTTTACGGCTTTACGCATCCCATTGTTCCGCGTTGTCCTAGTGCTGAGGAATACCGAAGACTTGGGGAAGACTGGAAAAATAGGGCGAATGACCTGGAAAGTCTTCTAAAAGTTGCCTACGAAAATTCAGATGCTTGCAATACTGAGCTTCGAATTGTGGAAGATATTCTGGACGATTGTGACTGTTGCAAAGACGACGCTCGTGAAAGACGGATACCTCGGTTGCGTCATGAGAACTCGGAGAATCATGGATCGCCACAGCAAGAGGATATAGCGCGACACGGCATCCGCAAAGGGAATAGAGATTCTCAGCCCAAGTCCCGGAATTCAGAATTCTAG
- a CDS encoding predicted protein — protein sequence MFYDTSPSTKVYLPTLSASIAKSTSPADRSPDYASNRSLSKKRKRNTKRYEIRQLFQKAKDLERKGHWRKAADVLNEILVWDPADAHSHLALARLEGRRFPDTNKACEAFGKGTEACPNSVHLWQAWAVHEDSSGHVDRARELFEKALAIDPHNPYVCHAFGLMERKLGNVESAKKLWALALQKKSTAALVCQMGELFIAENQLDQTRELYSKHLLRLETAKDRTEVYLAAAWLEERYFTNYIKAEELIKSALALNPSSSVAHVALARLEGRNRQRIRGEGYESATARRLASACISLETEGNTVQPDDGRVFNAWAHIEIKGRRFSSARNILRRGLSRYPEDYSLLQAAGILEERVGNYTGARAIYGKSLRIQPAAPTLVAYALLDLRHPSSGEANFTRVKALFEEAILLDPRHGPAYNSYGNLELRQGNIRTARNIFERGILAHCSDVASVYHGYARLELSIGNVKKAREILVDGIREACQQDAGMDSPHRERALFLSHTLGMLELNSNRPIDALSIFIDGVNRYGNSSQLLLGAALCEVKLGNEVNARMLFERSLLVDEKHPQAWQAWGVMELRAGNTLTAQTLFECGIKAAPKHGALWLAYAISEGRLGNPETARSLFANGIKHSPRHIPLYQAWASLELREANYNAAKALISEALTRDKRNGSGWLVAAEIEKSLGNAGLVNLILRRGIECAPTNAELYRALGDSLLQRGNVLEAREIFEKGIDVDPLHAPLYHSLAELEARIFNVEGLSKLNARATKHCG from the exons ATGTTTTATGACACAAGCCCCAGCACGAAG GTTTATCTACCGACCTTATCTGCCTCTATTGCAAAATCAACATCACCGGCTGATCGCTCCCCAGACTATGCCTCGAATCGATCATTGTCAAaaaaacgaaagcgaaaCACGAAACGCTACGAAATTCGTCAATTGTTTCAAAAAGCCAAAGATCTCGAACGCAAAGGCCACTGGCGCAAGGCAGCCGACGTACTCAATGAAATTTTAGTTTGGGATCCAGCCGACGCTCACAGCCACCTTGCTCTAGCGCGACTGGAAGGCCGCCGCTTTCCAGATACTAACAAAGCATGCGAAGCCTTTGGCAAAGGAACTGAAGCTTGCCCGAATTCGGTGCATCTTTGGCAGGCTTGGGCAGTTCATGAGGATTCCAGTGGTCACGTTGATCGTGCCAGAGAACTTTTTGAGAAGGCTCTGGCAATAGATCCGCACAACCCTTATGTGTGCCATGCGTTCGGACTGATGGAGCGAAAGCTGGGCAATGTGGAATCAGCGAAGAAATTATGGGCTCTAGCGCTACAGAAAAAAAGTACCGCTGCTTTGGTTTGTCAAATGGGAGAGCTGTTCATTGCTGAGAATCAGCTGGACCAAACAAGAGAATTGTATTCAAAGCATCTGCTACGGCTCGAAACAGCCAAAGATCGAACCGAAGTCTACTTGGCGGCAGCCTGGTTAGAAGAACGCTACTTCACTAACTATATCAAAGCGGAAGAACTCATAAAGAGTGCTCTAGCGCTGAATCCTAGTAGCAGCGTGGCCCACGTGGCATTGGCTCGACTCGAAGGCAGGAATCGGCAGCGCATACGAGGAGAAGGGTACGAGAGTGCCACCGCTAGGCGATTGGCTAGTGCCTGCATAAGCCTTGAGACTGAAGGAAACACTGTGCAGCCAGACGATGGTCGAGTCTTTAATGCCTGGGCTCATATAGAAATCAAAGGACGCCGATTTTCATCGGCGCGTAACATCCTGCGTCGGGGCTTGAGCAGGTACCCGGAAGACTATTCACTTTTGCAGGCGGCAGGAATATTAGAAGAACGCGTGGGTAACTATACTGGAGCTCGGGCTATATATGGCAAAAGCCTGCGGATACAGCCTGCTGCTCCAACTTTAGTCGCCTACGCTCTTCTGGACTTGCGGCACCCTTCATCCGGAGAGGCCAACTTTACCAGAGTTAAAGCGCTCTTCGAAGAAGCCATACTGTTGGATCCTCGCCATGGCCCAGCCTACAATTCTTACGGAAATCTTGAACTTCGACAAGGAAACATCCGAACAGCACGTAACATATTCGAACGTGGTATCTTAGCCCACTGTTCGGATGTGGCTTCTGTCTATCACGGCTACGCCCGTCTGGAATTGTCCATTGGAAATGTGAAGAAAGCTCGAGAAATTTTAGTAGATGGCATTCGTGAGGCATGCCAGCAAGACGCTGGCATGGATTCGCCACATCGTGAGCGAGCACTGTTCCTTTCACACACGTTAGGAATGCTTGAGTTAAACAGCAATCGTCCTATAGACGCTCTGAGTATTTTCATCGACGGCGTCAATCGGTACGGTAATTCTTCACAGCTTCTTTTGGGCGCTGCCCTTTGTGAAGTAAAGCTCGGGAATGAAGTCAATGCCCGTATGTTGTTTGAGCGATCACTACTGGTCGACGAGAAGCACCCTCAGGCGTGGCAGGCTTGGGGCGTCATGGAGCTTCGGGCGGGAAACACGCTTACAGCTCAAACTCTCTTTGAATGTGGCATCAAAGCGGCACCGAAGCATGGTGCTTTGTGGCTCGCTTATGCAATTTCTGAAGGAAGACTTGGAAATCCAGAAACGGCCCGGTCTCTCTTCGCTAACGGTATAAAGCATTCGCCTAGACACATACCGCTATATCAAGCTTGGGCATCCTTGGAACTTCGGGAAGCTAACTACAATGCTGCGAAAGCCTTGATTAGCGAGGCCCTAACCCGAGACAAGCGAAACGGCTCAGGATGGCTGGTTGCTGCCGAGATAGAAAAGAGTCTTGGTAACGCAGGACTTGTCAATCTTATACTAAGAAGAGGAATTGAGTGCGCACCGACAAATGCTGAGCTTTATAGAGCCCTTGGAGACTCATTGCTTCAGCGTGGAAATGTTCTGGAAGCTCGTGAGATTTTTGAGAAAGGAATTGATGTCGATCCTCTCCATGCCCCGCTATATCACTCGTTGGCAGAGCTCGAAGCCAGAATATTCAACGTCGAAGGCCTATCAAAATTAAACGCAAGGGCCACTAAA CACTGCGGGTGA
- a CDS encoding predicted protein, with amino-acid sequence MKKTHDSTSCLQRSSSPTDVFVHAAKDGYHYPSYEAMRLANIAHNQAHLRKLGLDEYANRQKQELIPTPTNRKSRPSAAVEEVRSVERVRRSGRVRKQAPIYDGLADDLIEFSRRQQQRSRKHKRTIRKETASVLSREERDKLRNLPDWTTSMERYLLDHENLSQQNFRSVMRQVRRLASGEGITYTRWDEGVYFYANRRVDLSGDFEALYEEAVVFENEHGQDLGNGWLLRHPIKKIGNFQRFHFAARHEEGDN; translated from the exons atgaagaagacgcACGATTCTACGAGTTGCTTGCAGCGCTCCAGCTCCCCGACGGATGTCTTTGTGCACGCCGCTAAGGATGGATATCATTACCCGAGCTATGAGGCCATGCGGTTGGCGAATATTGCCCACAACCAGGCTCATTTGCGCAAGTTGGGATTGGACGAGTACGCCAATCGTCAAAAACAGGAACTAATTCCGACGCCGACCAATCGTAAGAGTCGGCCAAGCGCTGCGGTGGAAGAGGTTCGCTCGGTGGAGCGAGTCCGTCGGTCCGGACGAGTCCGCAAACAAGCACCAATCTACGATGGGCTCGCGGATGATCTCATTGAATTTTCCCGTCGCCAACAACAGCGATCGCGGAAACACAAACGAACTATTCGAAAAGAAACGGCATCCGTACTATCCCGCGAGGAACGAGATAAACTACGGAACTTGCCGGATTGGACGACATCAATGGAACGCTACTTGCTCGATCACGAAAACTTAAGTCAACAAAACTTCCGGTCCGTGATGCGGCAAGTCCGACGACTCGCTTCCGGAGAAGGCATAACGTACACTCGGTGGGATGAGGGTGTTTACTTTTACGCAAATAGACGGGTGGACTTGAGCGGTGATTTCGAAGCTTTGTACGAGGAGGCTGTTGTGTTTGAGA ACGAGCATGGACAAGACCTTGGCAATGGATGGTTGCTACGACATCCCATCAAGAAAATTGGCAACTTTCAACGATTCCACTTTGCGGCACGGCACGAAGAAGGCGACAATTGA
- a CDS encoding predicted protein, whose amino-acid sequence MGKVAKKSVQRAGRVVNTVMPGINRHGHKTTEEEYDSLNLKGKASTHHDLVESERESATSPVHEAYGTFQEKKLPFASDISVISSSETVMVGPVLGVLTSDSTLLLVLAVAASAYPTCMQWSSVRANEMPFSVVASWLLVAFLTGRLFSPQNGTSAHWMLGSSSANCKEEHMSHTPSEIFIEEYVLERTPLPDNNATGHSLLFSVVRMASGRKKKLSFRHNAGGAISSWKKRRSWTSLNPNRLKKQWEESADPTKDKASTQLMKALLANGKFPRIRRLSVSSEIEIPAMANQGDSVSAMNSVEASLGAVDLGDAIADSLNDFVVAPILHLRGMDVFLTENAETDISTHPWLIKEGLRDVPTLIVNVVTQWGNILVYFEMPHWINDWDTVRERDSDPDDIKAFKRFLLGDTKYRNERLKIIPSVVDAPGAVKLVAPAKREIPIHSEGFLPVSWRMHNREKTPEGRVLCPTIECELDCMTSRAIRGMAGLVKRNLKKLAIDCAVIIGNPVKSKTKEEPEACLGLWRFNHVDISECPAFPKRHDHQAGLAQPE is encoded by the coding sequence ATGGGGAAGGTAGCCAAGAAGAGCGTACAGCGGGCCGGACGAGTGGTGAATACCGTGATGCCAGGTATCAATAGGCACGGCCATAAGACAACCGAGGAGGAATACGATTCTCTGAATTTGAAAGGCAAGGCATCCACACACCATGACCTAGTTGAGTCGGAAAGGGAGTCTGCAACATCTCCTGTTCATGAAGCTTATGGAACGTTTCAAGAGAAAAAGCTACCTTTTGCTTCTGATATTTCTGTTATCTCCAGTTCGGAGACTGTTATGGTTGGTCCGGTCCTTGGCGTTTTGACATCGGACTCCACGTTACTATTAGTTTTGGCAGTCGCTGCGTCTGCGTATCCAACGTGCATGCAATGGTCATCAGTACGGGCGAACGAAATGCCGTTTTCGGTAGTAGCGAGTTGGCTACTGGTAGCATTCCTGACGGGTCGCCTCTTTTCTCCGCAAAATGGTACTTCGGCGCATTGGATGCTGGGCAGTAGTAGTGCAAATTGCAAGGAGGAACACATGTCGCATACCCCCTCCGAAATATTCATTGAAGAGTACGTATTGGAGAGAACGCCATTGCCCGACAACAACGCAACTGGTCATTCTCTGTTATTCTCGGTAGTTCGTATGGCGTCCGGacggaagaaaaaattgtcATTCCGACATAATGCCGGTGGCGCAATATCGTCGTGGAAAAAGCGAAGGAGCTGGACGAGTTTGAACCCAAATCGTCTAAAAAAACAATGGGAAGAATCCGCCGATCCTACAAAGGACAAAGCGAGTACACAGCTTATGAAAGCACTGTTAGCAAACGGAAAGTTCCCACGCATTCGTAGGCTTTCCGTGAGCTCTGAAATTGAGATACCTGCGATGGCTAATCAAGGCGACAGCGTATCAGCCATGAACAGCGTCGAAGCCTCACTTGGAGCTGTCGATCTTGGTGATGCCATTGCGGATTCTCTCAACGATTTTGTCGTTGCACCTATACTACACCTTCGTGGTATGGATGTCTTTTTGACGGAAAACGCAGAAACTGATATCAGCACACATCCCTGGCTTATAAAGGAAGGACTTCGGGACGTTCCAACGCTGATTGTTAACGTAGTCACTCAATGGGGAAATATACTGGTCTACTTTGAAATGCCACATTGGATCAATGATTGGGACACGGTACGGGAGCGAGATTCAGATCCCGATGATATTAAAGCCTTCAAGCGATTTTTGCTGGGCGATACGAAATACCGCAACGAACGACTCAAGATAATCCCTTCCGTCGTCGACGCTCCCGGCGCGGTTAAGCTAGTGGCACCGGCGAAGAGGGAGATCCCAATTCATTCGGAGGGCTTCCTCCCTGTAAGCTGGCGCATGCACAACCGAGAGAAGACGCCAGAAGGGCGCGTTCTTTGTCCTACAATCGAATGCGAGCTCGATTGTATGACGAGTAGGGCTATACGGGGCATGGCGGGCTTAGTCAAGCGAAATCTCAAGAAACTGGCCATTGATTGTGCAGTGATTATTGGGAACCCTGTCAAATCtaaaacaaaagaagagcCAGAAGCGTGTCTAGGTCTCTGGCGGTTCAACCACGTAGACATTTCAGAATGTCCCGCTTTTCCGAAGCGACATGACCATCAAGCTGGACTTGCTCAACCGGAATGA
- a CDS encoding predicted protein, with protein MSRARNRSLLRFFGTLLAREPGCCQRENRRNFSKSLARRGSETVLILVPIYPIFNDSTPKCPRAQLVQSAFIPPTPTYVNPLNRKICDRNNEEYCGALDLLSVDEFALESWTIAEAADGIMSLRGRLIIDQIKRAVSSYFSLPVPPYGNPSYWEGCYRSLGPNDSFEWGHISFEDLHRYQYRELRYDPVIRSDATKPQDPHIQTTFGDTLRAYPHSPSDEHILILGCGNSKFGESMVEHGWNGPIVQVDVASRVIESMSQRCQEQQRKGDMLFVQDDATVLSAFHDDKATAVFDKGLLDALFCADEYQQCFDIMSSIHRVLQPGGVYAFLSFSRPQFLMDKILLPPGHEKRKGPVRHARDGAQTK; from the exons ATGTCCCGCGCCCGTAATCGATCGCTCCTGAGATTCTTTGGAACACTTCTTGCACGGGAGCCGGGATGCTGTCAGCGAGAGAACCGGAGAAATTTCTCGAAGTCGCTAGCACGACGAGGAAGCGAAACGGTACTTATTCTCGTTCCAATATATCCAATTTTCAACGATTCTACGCCGAAGTGCCCACGAGCGCAGTTGGTACAATCGGCATTCATCCCTCCAACC CCCACATATGTGAACCCCTTGAACAGGAAAATATGCGACCGGAACAATGAGGAATATTGTGGGGCGCTCGATCTACTCTCCGTGGACGAGTTTGCTCTGGAGTCCTGGACAATCGCGGAGGCCGCAGACGGAATCATGTCCTTACGCGGTCGCTTGATTATCGACCAGATTAAACGAGCCGTGTCGAGCTATTTCTCGTTGCCGGTGCCACCCTACGGGAATCCGAGTTATTGGGAGGGCTGCTACCGATCGCTCGGCCCGAACGACAGTTTTGAATGGGGTCATATTTCGTTCGAAGATTTACATAGATATCAATATCGTGAGCTCCGTTACGACCCCGTGATCCGTTCAGATGCGACAAAACCCCAAGATCCACATATCCAAACAACTTTCGGAGACACGCTCCGTGCCTATCCACATTCCCCATCCGATGAACACATCCTAATTCTTGGATGCGGAAACTCCAAATTTGGTGAAAGCATGGTAGAACACGGATGGAATGGACCGATTGTGCAAGTTGACGTCGCCTCCCGTGTCATTGAATCAATGAGTCAGCGATGTCAGGAGCAACAAAGAAAGGGAGACATGTTGTTTGTTCAAGATGATGCCACCGTTCTGTCAGCCTTTCATGACGACAAGGCCACTGCggtttttgacaaaggcctCCTTGATGCTTTATTTTGTGCCGATGAGTACCAGCAGTGTTTTGATATCATGAGCTCCATTCATAGGGTACTCCAACCAGGCGGGGTTTACGCCTTTCTGTCATTTTCGCGACCACAGTTTTTAATGGACAAGATACTGTTACCGCCCGGCCACgagaaaagaaaagggcCGGTCC GCCATGCCAGAGACGGTGCGCAAACCAAATAG
- a CDS encoding predicted protein translates to MDSIAPIVSALEDTEEPNSASERLTADWKHRLVVHFDINETILVGDDAGGDTREDCIHKIIAKSAYVKIPFGYAGGSYEDNSNLEPTEWWNGLLIREEYDEKLALNRVPPLYTGWQWPPGCCPYYRTAFKNRARTFVNHHGSLYKSTYLRVEELLPIPDSKPGNAFSVFAHMLPAFFETVVKLSSRPQPYTLVFRTMGSDLEKIATAFNAFASGKHPNYPNFQREDLIISRHDLVEGRWSKEVDLDGNHVFQFWRAGEMIASGDAQVLDFLDSRSVCGIQDDYEFWKVHRHQPWAGKPVWIPRSKEVQHILLDDNIHNLSHDSIASTRVEREDGSFRTLSDEEIRDQQGIHLVRVPTVAPILQPTWFLEQIDSAQRRFVSE, encoded by the coding sequence ATGGATTCGATAGCGCCAATCGTATCAGCTTTGGAAGACACTGAGGAGCCGAACTCGGCTTCTGAAAGACTTACAGCTGACTGGAAGCACAGACTCGTGGTACATTTTGACATCAACGAGACGATCTTGGTCGGCGACGATGCCGGGGGAGATACGCGCGAGGATTGTATCCATAAGATAATCGCAAAATCTGCGTACGTTAAGATACCTTTCGGGTACGCGGGGGGATCCTACGAGGACAACTCGAATTTAGAGCCAACCGAATGGTGGAATGGGCTTTTAATCAGGGAGGAATACGACGAGAAGCTAGCTTTAAATCGGGTTCCTCCGTTGTACACAGGATGGCAGTGGCCACCAGGCTGCTGCCCTTACTATCGGACTGCTTTTAAAAACCGTGCCAGAACTTTTGTGAATCACCATGGCTCGTTATACAAATCGACCTATCTCAGAGTGGAAGAGCTACTCCCAATCCCAGATTCCAAGCCTGGAAACGctttttccgtttttgcACACATGCTACCTGCTTTTTTTGAAACTGTTGTAAAGCTTTCCAGCAGACCCCAGCCCTATACATTGGTTTTTCGTACCATGGGTTCTGATCTCGAAAAAATTGCAACAGCGTTCAATGCTTTTGCTTCTGGCAAACATCCCAACTATCCTAATTTTCAGCGAGAGGACTTGATCATAAGCCGGCATGATCTTGTTGAAGGACGATGGTCGAAAGAAGTCGACTTGGACGGAAATCACGTCTTCCAATTTTGGAGAGCCGGTGAGATGATTGCTTCTGGAGACGCGCAGGTGCTCGACTTTCTTGACTCTCGAAGCGTTTGCGGTATTCAGGATGACtacgaattttggaaggtcCACAGACACCAACCTTGGGCCGGCAAGCCCGTTTGGATTCCCCGAAGCAAGGAAGTTCAGCATATTTTGCTGGACGACAACATTCACAATTTGTCTCATGATAGCATAGCTAGTACCCGAGTGGAGCGAGAAGATGGTAGTTTCCGAACACTGTCCGATGAAGAAATCAGAGATCAGCAAGGTATCCACCTTGTGAGGGTACCCACTGTTGCCCCAATTCTTCAGCCGACGTGGTTTCTCGAACAAATAGATAGTGCCCAAAGACGGTTTGTAAGCGAATGA
- a CDS encoding predicted protein — protein MGQSSGGKPNGAVRSVGGPSPTRGAPAVSDNLPPKELEELVEQVFQKGTDGQNDASAQEWYASLQPGERITLDQGVEAILRAGLALAAKRSFNTVLRQRMENQRQASARIRPQQHLCANGHSDSRLNTIKLSPERRRRLSQDEGPHRSKSATEQRGHYVHGQPDYRGSNYDSHYRGMQTRQYSGGYEDSYYTGAYKDERSSRYDDHRERSRSNRDDMSHSKSYRRRSRSHSSRRDRDRRMNDDHLRNPRPDLGYNRSPSRTAQRTHRARRRSASREESRSSLTLDVGRDRSRSHGRGSRRSNGGEGTYEADRYQRKAQLDVAAAEETSQAGASLSRQTSRKASRTSDRKRHYRSRRSHSRSNSEEDERHHRRRRNHRHQSSSTSASRGSSLSSHRRSRRHSPDRHKSRKRHHRSPSPNDRDSQSDRRRRSSRHSSRKKHRREKEKKREGEKRQFSIGAKEGQMPPPASP, from the coding sequence ATGGGCCAGAGCAGTGGTGGAAAGCCCAATGGAGCGGTACGTTCTGTGGGTGGGCCGAGCCCGACGAGAGGCGCTCCAGCCGTATCTGACAACCTGCCTCCGAAAGAATTGGAAGAGTTGGTCGAGCAAGTTTTTCAAAAAGGTACCGATGGTCAAAACGACGCATCGGCTCAGGAATGGTATGCAAGCTTACAACCAGGAGAGCGTATCACTTTGGATCAAGGTGTAGAGGCGATTCTCCGGGCGGGATTAGCACTGGCCGCAAAACGATCATTCAACACAGTGCTCCGTCAAAGGATGGAAAATCAACGGCAGGCGTCGGCACGAATACGACCCCAGCAGCACTTGTGCGCAAATGGGCATAGCGATTCGAGATTGAACACGATTAAGCTGTCACCAGAGCGACGGAGACGTCTGAGTCAGGACGAGGGCCCTCATCGTTCAAAGAGTGCTACTGAGCAACGCGGACACTATGTGCATGGACAACCTGACTATCGCGGAAGCAATTACGACTCCCACTATAGAGGAATGCAAACTAGGCAATATAGCGGTGGATATGAGGATTCCTATTACACCGGAGCGTACAAGGACGAGAGATCCAGTCGCTACGATGATCATCGCGAGAGGAGCCGCAGCAATCGAGACGACATGAGCCATTCGAAATCGTATCGGCGTCGGTCCCGCTCTCATTCATCCCGAAGGGATCGCGATCGTAGGATGAACGACGATCATCTGAGAAACCCCCGGCCAGATCTTGGTTACAACAGGAGTCCTAGTCGAACAGCGCAGAGAACGCATCGTGCGCGAAGACGGTCGGCGAGCAGAGAAGAGTCGAGATCGAGCCTGACACTTGACGTCGGACGAGACCGCAGCCGGTCCCACGGCCGCGGATCTCGACGATCGAATGGTGGCGAGGGAACCTACGAAGCTGACAGATATCAGCGGAAGGCGCAGCTAGACGTTGCTGCGGCTGAAGAGACGAGCCAAGCCGGTGCGTCTCTTTCTCGCCAAACGTCTCGCAAAGCAAGTCGCACGTCTGACCGGAAACGACATTACCGATCGAGGAGAAGCCATAGTCGCAGCAACAGCGAGGAAGACGAGCGACACCATCGCCGACGCAGAAATCACCGACATCAAAGTTCGAGCACCAGCGCATCTCGAGGTTCTTCATTGTCGTCGCACCGCCGGAGTAGAAGGCATTCTCCCGATCGCCATAAATCGCGAAAGCGGCATCACAGATCTCCCAGTCCCAACGATCGCGATAGTCAGTCGGACAGGCGTCGGCGGTCAAGCCGCCATTCGTCTCGAAAGAAGCACCGTcgtgaaaaagaaaaaaagcgCGAAGGAGAGAAAAGGCAATTCTCTATTGGAGCTAAGGAGGGGCAAATGCCACCTCCTGCATCGCCATAA
- a CDS encoding predicted protein has translation MNLNLLAVVLLSASSDLPTFVISFTPYVASRWCNKKTVQLEDRSPGNSSFRSVSVKRFSRREDDDETPLALKVIDRSWNFVSFETPLLGIELGYFLILGGIACVSSIVQTILTILLFGLFYFAVRELANEGDDIFDTFEHAKNDSKLMARDELESNERLLTSFSLFGAAVLGSIIAPREGDEVTSSLFFVFVLLALPVTVLVSGVIDLKKDSPSIDQQLMAMWDQKFANRNHREK, from the coding sequence ATGAATCTAAATCTATTGGCGGTGGTTTTACTTTCAGCTTCGTCAGACTTGCCGACATTCGTCATCTCATTCACGCCTTACGTAGCGTCGCGATGGTGCAACAAAAAGACCGTGCAACTTGAAGATCGTAGCCCCGGTAATTCATCATTTCGATCTGTAAGCGTCAAACGCTTCTCCCGCCgcgaggacgacgacgaaactCCACTCGCCTTGAAGGTTATTGATCGTTCATGGAATTTTGTCTCCTTTGAAACGCCGCTGCTTGGTATCGAGCTGGGATATTTTCTCATATTGGGAGGTAttgcttgcgtttcttcAATTGTTCAAACTATCTTGACTATCTTGTTATTTGGCTTGTTTTACTTCGCTGTGCGAGAATTGGCAAATGAAGGCGATGACATTTTCGATACTTTTGAGCATGCCAAAAATGATTCCAAATTGATGGCTCGCGATGAGCTCGAATCAAATGAACGGCTGTTAACTTCCTTTTCGCTTTTTGGGGCCGCTGTTTTGGGGAGCATTATTGCACCAAGGGAGGGTGACGAGGTGACTTCATCgctcttttttgttttcgtgTTGTTAGCTCTTCCAGTCACAGTATTGGTATCGGGTGTCATCGATCTCAAAAAAGATTCGCCTTCCATCGACCAGCAACTGATGGCTATGTGGGACCAAAAATTCGCCAACCGGAACCACCGTGAGAAATAG